From a single Sphingosinicellaceae bacterium genomic region:
- a CDS encoding MarR family winged helix-turn-helix transcriptional regulator, with product MPEPGGPELETGDGWLTEFLPYQLYRVTNRLNMRLQNRLRAIGISASQWRALSVLRAHGTLTIGKIAEHALMEQPTVSRVVDQLELDGLVVRRIADADSRRIEVRLTAKGVAAFIDILPFAMRHQKLAFEGLSPVEILTLRELLARIERNIDLYD from the coding sequence ATGCCGGAACCGGGCGGCCCGGAGCTCGAGACGGGCGACGGCTGGCTTACCGAGTTCCTGCCCTACCAATTGTACCGTGTTACCAATCGCCTCAACATGCGGCTGCAGAACCGGCTGCGCGCGATCGGCATCAGCGCATCACAATGGCGGGCGCTCAGCGTTCTGCGCGCGCACGGCACGCTCACGATCGGCAAGATCGCCGAGCATGCTTTGATGGAGCAGCCCACCGTTAGCCGCGTCGTCGATCAACTGGAGCTGGACGGGCTCGTCGTGCGACGCATCGCCGACGCCGATTCGCGTCGTATCGAGGTTCGGCTGACCGCCAAGGGTGTCGCCGCTTTCATCGATATCCTGCCGTTCGCGATGCGGCACCAGAAGCTCGCCTTCGAAGGCTTGAGCCCCGTCGAAATCCTGACGCTGCGCGAACTTCTCGCGCGGATCGAGCGCAACATCGACCTGTACGACTGA
- a CDS encoding kinase codes for MPEAAELVASFVRRRLARFPQRPQLVGLCGAQGSGKTTLAAVLAARFNQAGCRTVVLSLDDLYLGAAERRLLAREVHPMFAVRGVPGTHDVDLGTSLIERLQRPGSVRLPQFDKATDDRAPESTWPVVEAPADLILFEGWCVSARPQQAAELTKPINALEATRDSAGVWRGYVNEALTGPYQRLFAPIDLLVFLAAPSFEIVRQWRGQQEDDLRKRSRVGATGLMNPEQIDAFIQHYERLTRHILAEMPSYADHVLCLDESRNVVAAPNGGDWPALT; via the coding sequence TTGCCTGAGGCGGCAGAGCTTGTCGCCAGCTTCGTCCGCCGCAGGCTTGCCCGATTTCCGCAGCGTCCGCAGCTTGTCGGTCTGTGCGGCGCCCAGGGCAGTGGCAAGACGACGTTGGCGGCCGTCCTTGCCGCGCGTTTCAATCAGGCCGGCTGCCGAACCGTGGTGCTCTCACTCGACGACCTGTATCTCGGTGCCGCGGAGCGGCGGCTGCTGGCCCGCGAGGTTCATCCGATGTTCGCCGTGCGCGGCGTCCCCGGCACGCACGACGTCGACCTCGGGACAAGCCTGATCGAGCGCTTGCAGCGTCCCGGATCAGTGAGATTGCCGCAGTTCGACAAGGCAACCGACGATCGCGCGCCCGAAAGTACCTGGCCGGTCGTCGAGGCACCCGCCGATTTGATCCTGTTCGAGGGCTGGTGCGTCAGTGCTCGCCCGCAGCAGGCTGCAGAATTGACCAAGCCGATCAATGCGCTCGAGGCCACGCGTGACTCCGCGGGGGTATGGCGAGGCTATGTCAACGAGGCGCTTACCGGCCCGTATCAACGGCTGTTCGCTCCCATCGACCTGCTGGTTTTCCTTGCCGCGCCGAGCTTCGAGATTGTGCGCCAGTGGCGGGGGCAGCAGGAAGATGACCTGCGCAAGCGATCACGAGTGGGCGCGACAGGCCTGATGAATCCCGAGCAAATCGATGCGTTCATTCAGCACTACGAGCGGCTAACGCGCCATATCCTCGCAGAAATGCCGAGCTACGCCGATCATGTCTTGTGCCTGGATGAGAGCCGCAATGTCGTTGCCGCACCCAATGGGGGCGACTGGCCCGCGCTGACGTAA
- the gcvA gene encoding transcriptional regulator GcvA → MRRLPPLAAVRVFEAAARHLNFTTAADELGMTQAAVSYQVRALEERLGVPLFLRAKGRVTLSDAGRRAAPLVSSAFDALDGAFAALRTEEAGVLTISSSTTFASNWLAPRLGGFQLAQPDIAVRLHSSNTIVDFARDEVDAGIRSVRAPGPGLNAEPLFTADVTPMASPGFLSRHPMRVPADLLTVPRLSPDDDWWPLWFAAVGLAPDPQRAGLRLDSQVIEGAAAIAGQGIAILSPQMWTRELADGRLVAPFAELASTGAGFWLVCPEGRRNVAKIKAFRAWLLAEVAAVVA, encoded by the coding sequence ATGCGCCGTTTGCCGCCTCTCGCTGCTGTCCGCGTGTTCGAGGCGGCTGCGCGCCACCTCAACTTCACCACCGCCGCCGACGAGCTCGGCATGACGCAGGCGGCGGTCAGCTATCAGGTCCGCGCGCTGGAGGAGCGGTTGGGGGTGCCGCTGTTTCTCCGCGCCAAGGGTAGGGTAACGCTATCGGATGCCGGTCGCCGCGCCGCGCCGCTGGTCAGCAGCGCGTTCGACGCGCTCGACGGTGCCTTTGCCGCGCTCCGCACGGAGGAGGCGGGAGTGCTGACCATCAGCAGCTCGACGACCTTTGCCTCGAATTGGCTGGCACCAAGGCTTGGCGGCTTCCAACTCGCCCAGCCCGACATTGCTGTGCGGCTGCACTCGTCGAACACGATCGTCGATTTCGCCCGCGACGAGGTCGATGCCGGCATCCGGTCGGTACGCGCACCGGGCCCGGGCCTTAACGCCGAGCCGCTGTTCACCGCCGACGTCACGCCGATGGCAAGCCCCGGCTTTCTTTCGCGCCACCCGATGCGCGTCCCAGCCGACCTGCTGACGGTCCCGCGACTGTCGCCCGACGACGACTGGTGGCCGTTGTGGTTCGCCGCGGTGGGCCTCGCGCCCGACCCTCAGCGCGCCGGGCTAAGGCTCGATTCACAGGTGATCGAGGGCGCGGCGGCGATAGCGGGACAGGGCATCGCCATCCTCAGCCCGCAGATGTGGACCCGAGAGCTGGCCGACGGCCGGCTCGTCGCGCCGTTTGCAGAACTCGCCTCGACGGGCGCCGGTTTCTGGCTTGTCTGCCCCGAGGGCCGCCGCAACGTCGCCAAGATCAAGGCGTTCCGTGCCTGGCTGCTCGCTGAGGTCGCGGCTGTCGTCGCTTGA
- a CDS encoding TonB-dependent receptor — protein sequence MTRRSSFCALATALLASPVAGIAAPAATADVTAAAADDALGGDIIVTARKRGEERLQDIPASISALSGDTLAKMGVSKFEDFAYSVPGLTFTDQGPGLKRYTLRGVQSAGQEQVAVYYDEVPIPGIQSSSGDSGSQIGDLNLYDMERIEVLKGPQSTTFGSNSQTGAIRFITKKPDLHSVSGSAKVTGAAVAHGDPNGSIYGMVNMPLVDNVLGIRVVGYYDRTGGYIDNTRLGQKNINSDDTYGGRGILRYEPSTSFSVDAEVWLQKRNTHGSSDYSPYDTFHQSGDTSNPGYKDNVPSFAYFQTGEFKSGNYVETPRPDTQQIYSLTANGDLGFAQLTVTGSLYKRKLQFYRDNSFSVISLGVGPVGATCPGNKPCVRADLFPELTDQTQNLNQKAFEARLNSKGTGRFQWVAGVFARDRQSGFRSYSPMVDSDGQIITASTPPTGFSTAVGAGIEDCNPCAFARVNTRSIKEAAVFGEGTYDLTSWLEVMGGLRYYDAKQRDHGLTLFQFPTFGSTLPAPYDRKLDEHRLIKKGQISVKPTEDISIYALASQGFRLGGTNQSAAVQIPDGYESDSLWNYELGFKSTWFNRRLIFNAALYQIDWKNIQVSGRDPTGSFAFIGNAGAAKIQGAEVEVQARVAEGFDVSGGFNWLPKRELTEDQISTDIAAPGKKGDKIPRIPAFTATASAQYTVALPVTGWTGLLRGDYSYKGKTGTELRPTSATYRTQHAYSIVNLRAAANNLDNGVGIALFADNIFDKAGDVYISAAAVTPTTKYTNRPRTIGVELTKAF from the coding sequence ATGACGAGAAGGTCATCATTTTGCGCGCTCGCTACGGCCCTGCTGGCGTCGCCCGTCGCCGGCATCGCCGCTCCCGCTGCCACGGCTGACGTCACCGCCGCAGCGGCTGATGATGCCCTTGGCGGCGATATCATCGTCACCGCCCGCAAGCGCGGCGAGGAGCGTCTGCAGGATATTCCGGCGTCGATCTCGGCGCTCAGTGGAGACACGCTGGCGAAGATGGGCGTCTCCAAGTTCGAGGACTTCGCCTACAGCGTCCCCGGCCTGACCTTCACCGACCAGGGCCCCGGCCTCAAGCGCTACACCCTGCGCGGCGTCCAGTCGGCGGGGCAGGAGCAGGTTGCGGTCTATTACGATGAGGTCCCGATTCCGGGCATCCAGAGCTCGAGCGGCGACAGCGGCTCGCAGATCGGCGACCTCAACCTCTACGACATGGAGCGTATCGAGGTGCTGAAAGGCCCGCAGAGCACGACCTTCGGGTCGAACTCCCAGACCGGCGCGATCCGCTTCATCACCAAGAAGCCCGACCTGCACTCGGTCAGTGGCTCGGCGAAGGTCACGGGCGCGGCCGTCGCCCATGGCGATCCGAACGGCAGCATCTACGGCATGGTCAACATGCCGCTCGTCGACAACGTGCTCGGCATCCGTGTCGTCGGCTACTATGACCGGACCGGGGGCTACATCGACAATACCCGTCTCGGCCAGAAGAACATCAACTCCGACGACACCTATGGCGGGCGCGGCATTCTGCGTTACGAGCCAAGCACCAGTTTCTCGGTCGACGCCGAAGTCTGGCTGCAGAAGCGCAACACCCACGGCAGCAGCGACTACAGTCCGTACGACACGTTCCACCAGAGCGGCGACACCAGCAATCCCGGCTACAAGGACAATGTCCCGAGCTTCGCATATTTTCAGACTGGGGAGTTCAAGAGCGGCAACTACGTGGAGACGCCGCGTCCGGATACGCAGCAGATCTACTCGCTGACTGCCAACGGCGACCTCGGCTTCGCGCAGCTCACCGTCACCGGCTCGCTGTATAAGCGCAAGCTGCAGTTCTACCGCGACAACAGTTTCTCGGTGATCTCGCTCGGGGTCGGCCCGGTCGGCGCGACGTGCCCGGGCAACAAGCCATGCGTCCGCGCCGACCTGTTCCCCGAACTCACCGACCAGACCCAGAACCTTAACCAGAAGGCGTTCGAGGCGCGGTTGAACTCCAAGGGCACCGGCCGTTTCCAGTGGGTTGCCGGCGTGTTCGCCCGCGACCGCCAGTCGGGCTTCCGCAGCTATTCACCGATGGTCGACAGCGACGGCCAGATCATCACCGCCAGCACGCCGCCGACCGGCTTCTCGACCGCGGTCGGTGCCGGCATCGAGGATTGCAACCCGTGCGCGTTCGCCCGGGTCAACACCCGCAGTATCAAGGAGGCCGCGGTCTTCGGCGAAGGCACCTACGACCTGACCTCGTGGCTCGAGGTGATGGGCGGCCTGCGCTACTACGATGCCAAGCAGCGCGATCACGGCCTGACGCTGTTCCAGTTCCCGACCTTCGGCAGCACTTTGCCGGCACCGTACGACCGCAAGCTCGACGAGCACCGCCTGATCAAGAAGGGGCAGATCTCGGTCAAGCCAACCGAGGACATCAGCATCTACGCGCTCGCCTCGCAGGGCTTCCGCCTCGGCGGCACCAACCAGTCGGCGGCGGTCCAAATCCCCGACGGCTACGAGTCGGACTCGCTGTGGAACTATGAGCTCGGCTTCAAGTCGACGTGGTTCAATCGCCGGTTGATCTTCAACGCCGCGCTGTACCAGATCGACTGGAAGAACATCCAGGTATCGGGCCGCGATCCGACCGGCTCGTTCGCCTTCATCGGCAACGCTGGAGCCGCGAAAATCCAGGGTGCCGAGGTCGAGGTTCAGGCCCGTGTCGCCGAGGGTTTCGACGTCAGCGGTGGTTTCAACTGGCTTCCGAAACGCGAGCTGACCGAGGACCAGATCAGCACGGATATCGCCGCCCCGGGCAAGAAGGGTGACAAGATCCCGCGCATCCCGGCGTTCACTGCGACTGCGTCGGCGCAGTACACGGTCGCGCTGCCGGTCACGGGCTGGACCGGGCTCCTGCGCGGCGACTATAGCTACAAGGGCAAGACCGGCACCGAGCTGCGCCCGACTTCGGCGACATACCGGACACAGCATGCATACAGCATAGTCAACCTGCGTGCCGCCGCCAACAATCTCGATAATGGAGTCGGCATTGCGTTGTTCGCCGACAACATCTTCGACAAGGCTGGTGATGTCTACATCAGTGCCGCCGCCGTGACGCCCACCACCAAGTACACGAACCGCCCGCGAACGATCGGCGTCGAACTTACAAAGGCCTTTTAG
- a CDS encoding UrcA family protein yields MILDHQATRLLADHNHDWTAIFGQAVVGLRRWLGSRRSAGAVTASATTFPKIQESAMSLNFSHTIVRAALGIFGTAICAGLCLAAAAGASPIVENPALADTVRVQTVSYADLDLSTPQGRAALNR; encoded by the coding sequence ATGATCCTCGACCACCAAGCGACCCGGCTGCTCGCCGACCACAACCACGACTGGACCGCCATATTCGGTCAAGCCGTGGTCGGGCTGAGACGCTGGCTGGGCAGTCGCCGCTCCGCCGGGGCGGTTACCGCCAGCGCGACGACGTTTCCCAAGATCCAGGAGTCAGCGATGTCCCTCAATTTTAGTCACACCATCGTGCGCGCCGCCCTCGGCATTTTCGGCACGGCGATCTGCGCAGGCCTCTGCCTCGCCGCCGCGGCGGGAGCGAGCCCCATCGTCGAGAACCCGGCGCTCGCCGACACTGTCCGAGTTCAGACCGTCAGCTACGCAGACCTGGATTTGTCGACCCCTCAAGGGCGCGCCGCGCTCAATCGCTGA
- a CDS encoding amidohydrolase family protein: protein MQTVRAMRRLLLGAAATLALAGIARADTYTIEHVTVIDGRGSPPKPDMTVVVDGERIASVLPSAVAGAVRGTAIDGRGKYLMPGMMDIHIHLRGVTPGMNPDGTHKTDRKVAQAALASYLYEGFTSIYDAGNQPENILYERTEERAGRIQSPRIFATGNLITYPGSHGDSMAVRIANFEKDKALLDKHIAEQQPDVLKVTYDEEGWGSRPMITLMPLPLLQDIIQYYNMHGIRTTVHVSNERRAIEAIYAGVDTLAHPVIQGPVSDAFVKLMAVKKVPFATTLTIGENYSRLTEHPEFLDQPDYVAAFAADERNKLRTETRAAYQARSWTWWMKLMTPICEENIRKIVAAGGVAALGTDQSSGPAAHREMQLLVQAGLTPLEVIKIATYNGAVFLGKADDLGSVEPTKLADLVLLNADPSVNIDNASNIALVIKNGKIADESKMPLAGGVQKRRYTAK from the coding sequence ATGCAGACGGTCCGGGCGATGCGCAGACTCCTACTCGGTGCGGCGGCGACGCTGGCGCTCGCGGGCATCGCGCGCGCCGATACCTATACGATCGAGCATGTCACCGTGATCGACGGCCGCGGGTCGCCGCCGAAGCCCGACATGACCGTCGTCGTCGACGGCGAGCGGATCGCCTCGGTACTGCCTTCCGCGGTCGCGGGCGCCGTCCGTGGCACGGCGATCGACGGGCGCGGCAAATACCTGATGCCGGGGATGATGGATATCCACATCCACCTGCGCGGCGTCACGCCCGGCATGAACCCCGACGGCACCCACAAGACCGACCGCAAGGTCGCGCAGGCGGCGCTCGCCAGCTACCTGTATGAGGGCTTCACCAGCATCTACGACGCCGGCAACCAGCCCGAGAACATCCTCTACGAGCGCACCGAGGAGCGCGCCGGCCGCATCCAGTCGCCGCGCATCTTCGCGACCGGTAATCTGATCACCTATCCGGGCAGTCACGGCGACTCGATGGCGGTTCGTATCGCCAACTTCGAGAAGGACAAGGCGCTCCTCGACAAGCACATCGCCGAGCAACAGCCTGACGTCCTCAAGGTGACGTACGACGAGGAGGGCTGGGGCAGCCGGCCGATGATCACGCTGATGCCGCTGCCGCTGCTGCAGGACATTATCCAATACTACAACATGCACGGCATCCGCACGACCGTTCACGTTTCCAACGAGCGGCGCGCGATCGAGGCGATCTACGCGGGTGTCGACACCCTCGCCCATCCGGTGATCCAGGGACCGGTCAGTGATGCGTTCGTCAAGCTGATGGCGGTAAAGAAGGTCCCGTTCGCGACGACGCTGACCATAGGCGAAAACTACAGCCGCCTCACCGAACATCCCGAGTTCCTCGACCAGCCCGACTATGTCGCGGCGTTCGCGGCCGACGAGCGCAACAAACTGCGGACCGAAACCCGCGCTGCCTACCAGGCTCGATCGTGGACGTGGTGGATGAAACTGATGACGCCGATCTGCGAGGAGAATATCCGCAAGATCGTTGCCGCCGGGGGAGTCGCTGCGCTCGGTACCGACCAGTCGAGCGGACCGGCGGCGCACCGCGAGATGCAGTTGCTGGTCCAGGCCGGGCTTACACCGCTCGAGGTAATCAAGATCGCGACCTACAACGGCGCGGTTTTCCTTGGGAAGGCCGATGACCTCGGCTCGGTCGAGCCGACCAAGCTCGCCGACCTCGTGCTGCTCAACGCCGACCCGAGCGTGAATATCGATAACGCCAGCAACATCGCCCTCGTCATCAAGAACGGGAAGATTGCAGACGAAAGCAAGATGCCGCTGGCAGGTGGGGTGCAGAAGAGACGCTACACAGCGAAGTAA
- a CDS encoding VOC family protein yields the protein MPPRVGETVVRGVIPRLSGVMTLFYYDDVAAAARWYAANLDFEKVIDYDWLTVFRVVDRSYLGLVAAGAGSQRPVAGANKGAMISIETTDLDKWHDRFFRAGVAGTGRGLDIGCDGQSIEFKVQDPGGYTVEFFEWIDPPIAWTDGDEQRRRLLRLLPLAD from the coding sequence ATGCCGCCACGTGTCGGCGAGACCGTCGTTCGCGGCGTAATTCCGCGCCTCAGCGGCGTCATGACGCTGTTCTATTACGACGACGTCGCTGCCGCAGCGCGCTGGTACGCGGCCAATCTCGATTTCGAAAAGGTCATCGACTACGATTGGCTGACTGTCTTTCGGGTCGTCGATCGCAGTTACCTCGGCCTTGTCGCCGCCGGTGCCGGCAGCCAGCGGCCCGTTGCCGGCGCGAACAAGGGCGCAATGATCAGCATCGAGACCACCGATCTCGACAAATGGCACGACCGCTTCTTCCGGGCGGGGGTCGCGGGCACCGGTCGGGGCCTCGATATCGGCTGTGACGGCCAGAGCATCGAGTTCAAGGTGCAGGATCCCGGCGGCTATACCGTCGAGTTCTTCGAGTGGATCGATCCCCCGATCGCCTGGACCGATGGCGACGAACAGCGGCGACGACTTTTGCGCCTGTTACCCCTCGCAGACTGA
- a CDS encoding amidohydrolase family protein: MRVTRFLTAIAGLLASAAFAAPPAVIHAGQLLETPGKPPLVQATLVVVDGKVREVRQGFVDPAVLGLPAATKVIDLSRMFVMPGFIDLHVHLSSIGIRDAAVRKPTEYFSLVGAHNANTTLMAGFTTVRDLGSIGYTVFALRDAIRDGLVPGPKILASGDPISPTDGHADNHGYREDVMNAMLRRGVCDGADDCRRAVRAAVKRGADVIKVMASGGTLDESDAPTDKQFTDAELQAIAETAHGLGRKVTAHAHGKDSIDACIRAGFDSIEHGMWADAETLKAMKAKGIWLIPTVYPIDYVGDTPEKVRAGPMKDLPPVSLAKVIALGSQPKKLAKMAHQIGTKIALGTDAGVYPHGQNANEFVEYVTAGMTPMQSLIAGTSDAAEAGGIKGVGRLEPGMAADLVALATSPLDDIRAVLDVPFVMRDGIVFKDGGTAVPIQQSRVETDDVQDAY, from the coding sequence ATGCGCGTTACACGCTTTCTTACAGCGATCGCCGGCCTGCTCGCGTCCGCCGCTTTTGCCGCGCCGCCAGCCGTCATCCACGCCGGACAACTCCTTGAAACGCCGGGCAAGCCGCCGCTGGTGCAGGCGACTCTGGTGGTGGTCGATGGCAAGGTGCGCGAGGTTCGCCAGGGCTTCGTCGACCCAGCAGTGCTCGGCCTGCCTGCCGCAACCAAGGTTATCGACCTGTCGCGGATGTTCGTCATGCCGGGCTTCATCGACCTGCATGTCCACCTGAGTTCGATCGGAATACGCGACGCCGCGGTTCGCAAGCCGACGGAGTATTTCAGCCTGGTTGGCGCGCATAACGCCAACACGACGCTGATGGCCGGCTTCACCACAGTCCGCGACCTGGGGTCGATCGGCTACACCGTGTTCGCGCTCCGCGATGCCATCCGCGACGGCCTGGTGCCGGGGCCGAAGATCCTCGCGTCCGGTGATCCGATCAGTCCGACCGATGGCCACGCCGACAATCACGGCTACCGCGAGGACGTGATGAACGCGATGCTGCGCCGCGGCGTCTGCGACGGTGCCGACGACTGCCGGCGCGCCGTCCGTGCCGCGGTCAAGCGCGGCGCCGATGTCATCAAGGTCATGGCCAGCGGCGGGACGCTCGACGAGTCCGACGCCCCGACCGACAAGCAGTTCACCGATGCCGAACTGCAGGCCATCGCCGAAACCGCACACGGGCTCGGCCGTAAGGTCACCGCCCACGCCCATGGCAAGGACTCGATCGACGCCTGTATCCGCGCCGGCTTCGACTCGATCGAGCACGGCATGTGGGCCGACGCCGAGACGCTGAAGGCAATGAAGGCCAAGGGCATCTGGTTGATCCCGACGGTCTATCCGATCGACTATGTCGGCGACACACCCGAGAAGGTGCGCGCCGGGCCGATGAAGGACCTGCCGCCGGTCTCGCTGGCCAAGGTCATCGCGCTCGGCAGCCAGCCGAAGAAGCTGGCGAAAATGGCGCACCAGATCGGCACCAAGATTGCCCTCGGTACCGACGCCGGGGTCTATCCGCACGGGCAGAACGCCAACGAGTTCGTCGAGTATGTCACCGCCGGCATGACGCCGATGCAGTCGCTGATCGCCGGCACCTCGGACGCCGCCGAGGCCGGCGGCATCAAGGGCGTCGGGCGGCTCGAGCCGGGGATGGCGGCCGACCTCGTGGCGCTGGCGACGAGCCCGCTCGACGACATCCGCGCGGTCCTCGACGTGCCCTTCGTCATGCGCGACGGCATCGTCTTCAAGGACGGCGGCACGGCCGTCCCGATCCAGCAGTCGCGCGTCGAAACCGACGACGTGCAGGACGCCTACTGA
- a CDS encoding OmpA family protein — MSTISKGPSAFLLVAMLTTSVPGILSAQQPAPEAELRATMPASPASRGPDIKGVISARSGDQMQVTAADGKKTIITINDSTRVKASTGLLGLGRSTLASTALLNGLPVAVKTMQAGDALVASQINFRNNDFKTATMIRTGTAQGFEEQTAATGALRGRMGDIDQYNIKGTTNVNFDTGKAQLSAEARANLCAAAATAEGMKNALILVVGYTDSTGPEEYNQQLSEKRASRVVNYIQQACHWKPYRMLTPTGMAEADPLASNDSVEGKAQNRRVAVNILVSKGLDGL; from the coding sequence ATGAGCACAATTTCCAAGGGGCCGAGTGCCTTTTTGCTGGTGGCCATGCTGACCACGTCGGTACCGGGCATCTTGTCTGCGCAGCAACCCGCGCCGGAAGCCGAGCTCAGGGCGACCATGCCAGCCTCGCCTGCCTCCAGGGGGCCTGACATCAAGGGTGTGATCTCGGCTCGCAGCGGCGACCAGATGCAAGTTACTGCCGCCGATGGCAAAAAGACAATTATCACCATCAACGATTCGACCCGGGTAAAGGCCAGCACGGGTCTTCTCGGACTTGGTCGGAGCACGCTTGCCTCGACCGCGCTGCTCAACGGCCTGCCAGTCGCCGTCAAGACGATGCAGGCAGGCGACGCCTTGGTCGCGAGCCAGATCAATTTCCGGAACAACGACTTCAAGACCGCGACGATGATCCGGACCGGTACCGCCCAGGGTTTCGAGGAACAGACTGCGGCGACCGGCGCTCTGCGCGGCCGGATGGGTGACATCGACCAGTATAACATCAAGGGCACGACGAACGTGAACTTCGATACCGGCAAAGCGCAGCTGTCCGCCGAGGCCAGGGCCAATCTGTGCGCCGCGGCGGCTACCGCCGAGGGGATGAAGAATGCCCTGATACTCGTTGTCGGCTACACCGATTCCACCGGACCGGAGGAATATAACCAGCAGCTGAGCGAGAAGCGGGCGAGCCGCGTCGTCAATTATATCCAGCAGGCGTGCCACTGGAAACCGTACCGTATGCTGACCCCGACCGGTATGGCCGAGGCCGATCCGTTGGCGAGCAACGACAGCGTCGAAGGCAAGGCGCAGAACCGCCGTGTTGCGGTGAATATCCTGGTCAGCAAGGGTCTCGACGGCCTGTAA
- a CDS encoding PEPxxWA-CTERM sorting domain-containing protein, giving the protein MLKLITTAAFLGSASIASAATTLYTFDDAAYQSVFSFSPYASVVSGSLHNKYAAPTIAGVADATKYLAVLGGGQATFTQAIGNITTVSYDWGSIDRFNSVKAYSGDTLVSTIYGSAFPPATGDISSAATNKYVTLNYAASANITKLVFGSDTNSFELDNISVTAVPEPATWAMLIAGMAMTGATMRRRRGVTVVAS; this is encoded by the coding sequence ATGCTTAAGCTTATCACGACCGCTGCGTTTCTCGGCTCCGCGTCCATCGCATCGGCTGCCACCACCCTGTATACCTTCGACGACGCTGCCTATCAGAGCGTCTTCTCGTTCAGCCCATATGCGTCGGTCGTTTCGGGCTCGCTGCATAACAAGTATGCTGCGCCGACGATCGCGGGCGTGGCTGATGCTACCAAGTATCTGGCCGTTCTCGGCGGTGGCCAGGCGACCTTCACCCAGGCTATCGGAAACATCACCACCGTCAGCTACGACTGGGGATCGATCGACCGGTTCAACTCCGTCAAGGCCTACAGTGGCGACACGCTTGTTTCGACGATCTACGGCTCGGCATTCCCGCCGGCCACGGGTGACATCTCGTCAGCCGCGACGAACAAGTACGTCACGCTGAACTATGCCGCTTCGGCGAACATCACCAAGCTGGTCTTCGGTTCGGACACCAACTCGTTCGAGCTCGACAACATCTCGGTCACGGCCGTCCCCGAGCCCGCCACTTGGGCGATGCTCATCGCCGGTATGGCTATGACCGGTGCGACCATGCGCCGGCGTCGCGGCGTCACCGTCGTCGCCTCATAA